From a single Endozoicomonas euniceicola genomic region:
- a CDS encoding DUF4234 domain-containing protein, translating into MNEPIAENSPYRTPYSDLNIETSSNKILYFKRFSAWGVFGLSLITFGIYPLYWLYSRTKVLNSIVDNRISDILLNTLIVLFIMSFVIGVSFEEIPENTIIAALDHINYLSYMVIYLTVLFKFRNRLRDMIGTNIGSTLTFFGSAIYLQYKINKEIDNQ; encoded by the coding sequence ATGAACGAACCCATTGCAGAAAACTCGCCATACCGCACCCCTTACTCAGATCTAAATATAGAAACGAGTAGTAATAAAATCTTATATTTTAAGCGATTTTCCGCTTGGGGAGTGTTTGGGTTATCCTTAATTACTTTTGGAATTTATCCTTTATATTGGCTTTACAGTCGCACAAAAGTTCTTAATTCAATTGTCGACAATCGCATATCAGATATTCTCTTAAATACACTTATTGTTTTATTTATTATGTCATTCGTCATAGGTGTGTCATTTGAAGAAATACCTGAAAACACGATAATCGCTGCATTAGATCACATTAATTATCTTTCATATATGGTTATATACTTAACAGTATTATTCAAATTTAGAAATAGATTGAGAGATATGATAGGGACAAACATAGGATCGACATTAACTTTTTTTGGGTCGGCTATATATTTACAATACAAAATAAACAAAGAGATAGACAATCAGTAA
- a CDS encoding WYL domain-containing transcriptional regulator, whose amino-acid sequence MVSGIEKHLKIIDFHLAFFGCIKRIDLMAYGEISIATASRALSEYRERAPGSVDYSAKMKAYIIKKDFIPMFSHDAELALKYLAYRKIERFVSESSDIGLARLPSLSATLSEVNVRKITTALTLSQPISLNYYSASSDLYERIVQPLAVFESAGAWYFRLYDLDALDFRTFRFSRVLSVKSMDAYHNKIPVDTEWEERVIITLMPHPKHPTPGALKLDLGLTDNTVCNMSVRKALAGYLLNALNVDTSSSAALSPIEYQLYLANRHELSDIPSMTIAPGFYAHDEC is encoded by the coding sequence GTGGTCAGCGGAATTGAAAAGCACTTGAAAATAATCGATTTTCACTTGGCATTTTTTGGATGTATCAAGCGTATCGACCTGATGGCGTACGGCGAAATAAGCATTGCAACGGCTTCCCGCGCTCTATCAGAATATCGTGAACGGGCTCCCGGTAGTGTTGACTACAGCGCCAAGATGAAAGCTTATATTATAAAAAAAGACTTCATACCAATGTTCTCACATGATGCAGAACTCGCACTAAAGTACTTGGCTTATCGAAAAATTGAGAGGTTCGTTAGTGAATCAAGTGATATAGGCTTGGCTCGATTACCATCATTATCAGCTACTTTATCGGAGGTAAATGTCCGCAAGATTACCACTGCTTTAACTTTATCTCAGCCTATAAGCTTAAACTATTACTCTGCGAGCTCTGATCTCTACGAACGAATTGTTCAGCCTTTAGCTGTGTTCGAATCAGCAGGTGCATGGTACTTCCGGCTTTACGATCTTGATGCACTTGATTTCCGCACTTTTCGTTTTAGCAGAGTATTATCGGTAAAGTCGATGGATGCCTATCATAATAAAATTCCAGTTGATACCGAATGGGAGGAACGAGTAATAATAACGTTAATGCCGCACCCCAAACACCCTACCCCAGGAGCTCTGAAGCTGGATCTGGGTTTGACAGACAACACGGTATGTAACATGTCTGTCCGAAAGGCACTTGCTGGGTATCTGCTAAATGCACTAAACGTGGACACCTCTAGCAGTGCTGCTCTTTCACCCATTGAGTACCAACTCTATTTGGCCAATCGGCATGAACTGTCAGATATACCTTCAATGACAATCGCGCCAGGCTTTTATGCACATGACGAATGTTAA
- a CDS encoding DUF7281 domain-containing protein translates to MELVNWVVRQTGADPRHVSYEQAISRSRTQVAEFTNEEKGISSEPRSDHVELRSFNGFIGKYTHSDSGYLGLKVSEIISIPFTYLVTIENFDTFVDMRAEHLPMLPMDKTLLVFRGDNKAHPRAVKKLLEQTTANRVHYGDYDSAGLRIGLKSMGKNTTLVLPDLKQIGGEKLSKLSKLSAFAKQENILQQLERQADDLPVNISSHLQLIRKHSIAVTQQSLMAHQVPLTLLST, encoded by the coding sequence ATGGAATTGGTAAATTGGGTGGTACGACAAACGGGGGCGGACCCAAGGCATGTCAGCTATGAGCAGGCCATTAGTCGGTCTCGTACTCAAGTAGCCGAATTTACCAACGAAGAGAAAGGAATATCTTCGGAACCGCGCTCTGATCATGTTGAGCTGCGCAGCTTTAATGGTTTTATAGGCAAATATACCCATTCCGATAGTGGCTATCTTGGTCTTAAGGTGTCAGAAATCATTTCTATACCTTTTACTTATCTGGTAACAATAGAGAACTTCGATACTTTCGTTGATATGCGAGCAGAACACTTGCCCATGCTTCCTATGGATAAAACGTTACTTGTATTTCGCGGCGATAATAAAGCACATCCTCGTGCTGTTAAGAAATTGTTAGAACAAACAACAGCAAATCGAGTTCACTATGGGGATTACGACAGTGCCGGTCTGAGGATAGGACTAAAAAGTATGGGGAAGAACACAACATTGGTACTACCTGATTTGAAACAGATAGGTGGCGAAAAATTGTCCAAACTAAGTAAACTCAGTGCTTTTGCCAAACAGGAGAATATTTTGCAGCAGCTTGAACGCCAGGCTGACGATTTGCCTGTTAACATATCCTCTCATTTGCAGCTCATTCGTAAGCACAGTATTGCAGTAACACAGCAGTCACTCATGGCACATCAAGTTCCTCTGACCCTACTATCGACTTAA
- a CDS encoding ATP-binding protein — translation MSELLEMHSVDGYAAGKIIGVRLDGNTNVNGANASGKTTLIKMAPTFYAVPPSTLQRQDANRRNFADYYLPNATSYLAFVYKRSDKFITVVITRKPGTSSLVYRFVHGRYKEQWFLQTSLGKPNFVITSNWRSHMTQAGYEVSRSVGYDDYRLIIQSNLRYTSSNRKKNDLINQYRRLYSYPTNGRDMSNIHLLANAVLQRKPSMEAIKSILESVLINQGFIDNGEFGLDLPSKKVNEWIENRNAYLSVDGQRDNIIDLENKQGQFDQMRSRLSEIKNLSEQRKKQLLEEQESLTETLSQHDSDIAEYNKQIKYIRNSTETEIQLVTAKMTEQQKTIQGLELRKNTFEKEDIHAQRALASRKGELKELLQQAEKYLTDLQDGVKDIVQHYRNARNSAESEAQGKKSQLTGQRDSYKLDYQKYLLELKENLLHERSILTDKKSEEDRRVQRQIEKFIGDIGLLQGKLENVGPAPEITEQREDLKNEQEQINSNLEDTRQDIELAQELLKQAKVQLDQCISEKQALQNAITQTRDALELARERFTPKDGSLLSFLRANVPNWADNISRVIQPELLLRRDLHPRLIEHEHAFYGVDLDISGIEMPEFANDEALQAEIRHLDEHLAKLLTKLDKHEELEALRKKEHIEAEKSVAREKHHLKLCKRQFDDVNNDITELNVQAEHSIIKQRKDIEKQKSDLEEQKRLQQTRLKKLQDEYDSAYKNLDAAHHEAENNAIATRNEQLAMVDSEIASVDESLDIRLSEINEEEADQMRKEGVDERAINRARQETKKAREDHADAIHATNVIEQYTEFMETHWPEHEVLSVLVADLKAEILKLEKERNESVDKLQSVINKLNSDKEKVDEKLEIVNHDLSMLTNSQTRMRNTALPDSAPKLTTIHTAAYLIQRWQDVQTESNKLCETGCNLFKTIHRAFTRNERSRPFEFFQRLSSENRDTDERWESEERWAVAAPYLIKYLNDSHKSNADLLRDSAKMLGQNLSDFSAKLERIHKQVRTLGNQVTEQTESICGDFEALDRLSVKVFSNVDKLDYYASLKSFALIHNDWVATSLNSLPNEEYLHRLDGIKTMMEKTGLSVKVQNSFGIEVRVIDQGVEKIARRDKDMEGISSNGVSYLIIILIYNALVNLLRGGREDVLVWPIDELKDFDLDNTRAMVRQLNGDNIHIFSAFPDPDPAVLKYFQHLYQAKGRKDSNKRKLVRFAEIDVPSASDDLNAVMAIHSMA, via the coding sequence ATGTCTGAATTATTAGAAATGCATTCTGTTGATGGCTACGCCGCCGGCAAGATTATTGGGGTCAGGCTTGATGGCAACACAAACGTAAATGGAGCTAATGCATCTGGAAAGACCACCCTGATAAAAATGGCTCCTACGTTTTATGCAGTTCCTCCTTCTACGCTTCAGAGACAGGATGCCAATCGTCGCAATTTTGCAGATTATTACCTCCCCAACGCCACGAGCTACCTCGCTTTCGTTTACAAGAGAAGTGATAAATTTATTACCGTTGTGATAACTCGGAAGCCAGGGACAAGCTCTCTTGTTTACCGTTTTGTCCATGGACGATACAAGGAACAATGGTTTCTGCAAACATCACTCGGTAAGCCAAACTTTGTCATCACTAGTAACTGGCGCAGCCATATGACACAGGCAGGTTACGAAGTATCTCGCAGTGTTGGTTATGATGACTATCGTTTAATTATTCAGTCGAACCTGCGCTACACGAGTTCTAATCGAAAGAAAAATGATCTGATTAATCAATATCGCCGCTTGTATTCTTACCCTACCAATGGTCGAGATATGAGCAATATCCATCTTTTGGCCAACGCTGTTCTCCAACGTAAGCCAAGTATGGAGGCAATCAAGTCGATTCTCGAAAGTGTATTGATCAATCAGGGCTTCATCGACAATGGTGAGTTTGGTCTGGATTTACCCTCCAAGAAAGTAAATGAATGGATAGAAAATCGTAATGCTTATCTATCTGTAGATGGGCAACGCGACAACATTATCGACCTGGAGAACAAACAGGGGCAATTTGATCAGATGCGCTCTCGTTTATCTGAAATCAAAAATCTCAGCGAGCAACGGAAAAAACAACTGTTGGAGGAACAGGAGTCACTGACAGAGACATTAAGCCAACATGACTCAGACATTGCTGAATATAACAAGCAGATTAAATATATCCGGAATAGCACCGAAACTGAGATTCAGCTTGTCACAGCCAAAATGACGGAGCAGCAGAAGACAATTCAGGGGCTTGAACTGAGAAAAAACACTTTTGAGAAAGAAGATATACATGCACAGCGGGCTTTAGCCAGCCGCAAGGGAGAATTGAAAGAACTGCTTCAACAAGCTGAAAAATATCTTACTGATTTACAAGATGGTGTAAAAGACATCGTACAGCATTACCGGAATGCTCGAAATAGCGCCGAGTCAGAAGCGCAGGGAAAAAAGTCACAACTCACTGGTCAGCGAGATAGTTACAAGTTAGATTACCAGAAATATTTGTTAGAACTGAAAGAAAATCTTTTGCATGAACGCAGCATACTTACGGATAAAAAGAGCGAAGAAGACAGAAGAGTGCAGCGACAGATTGAAAAATTTATCGGTGATATTGGCTTGCTTCAGGGGAAACTGGAAAATGTAGGGCCAGCCCCGGAAATCACAGAGCAACGTGAGGATCTGAAAAATGAACAGGAACAGATCAACTCTAATCTGGAGGACACGAGGCAAGATATTGAACTTGCACAGGAATTACTAAAACAAGCCAAAGTTCAACTTGATCAATGCATTTCTGAGAAGCAGGCCCTCCAGAATGCCATTACTCAGACTAGGGATGCACTTGAATTAGCACGGGAACGTTTTACACCAAAAGATGGCTCTCTGCTTTCTTTCCTGCGTGCCAATGTACCCAACTGGGCAGACAATATTTCCAGGGTGATTCAGCCTGAACTCTTACTGCGAAGAGACCTCCATCCTCGTTTGATTGAGCATGAACATGCATTCTACGGAGTGGATTTGGATATATCAGGCATTGAAATGCCCGAGTTTGCCAATGATGAGGCATTGCAGGCTGAAATCCGGCACTTGGATGAGCATCTGGCAAAACTCCTTACCAAGCTTGATAAGCATGAAGAGCTTGAAGCCTTACGCAAGAAGGAACACATCGAAGCCGAAAAAAGTGTTGCTCGCGAGAAACATCACCTGAAGCTATGTAAACGTCAGTTTGATGATGTTAATAACGACATTACAGAGCTTAACGTTCAGGCTGAACACAGCATTATCAAGCAGCGTAAAGACATTGAGAAACAGAAGTCAGATTTGGAAGAGCAGAAACGTTTGCAGCAAACCCGATTAAAAAAACTGCAAGATGAATATGACTCTGCCTATAAAAACCTGGATGCTGCCCACCATGAAGCAGAGAATAATGCTATTGCTACGCGTAATGAGCAATTAGCTATGGTTGATTCGGAGATAGCTAGTGTTGATGAAAGCCTTGATATTCGCCTATCCGAAATCAATGAAGAAGAAGCAGATCAAATGCGTAAAGAAGGTGTTGACGAACGTGCGATAAACCGAGCGCGGCAAGAAACCAAGAAAGCTAGAGAAGATCACGCAGACGCCATACATGCTACCAATGTCATTGAACAATATACTGAGTTTATGGAAACTCATTGGCCGGAACACGAAGTGTTATCGGTACTGGTCGCTGACCTGAAGGCGGAGATTCTGAAACTGGAAAAAGAGCGAAATGAAAGTGTGGATAAGCTCCAGAGTGTTATTAATAAGCTCAACTCAGATAAAGAAAAGGTTGATGAAAAGCTTGAGATTGTTAATCACGACCTCTCAATGCTTACAAATAGCCAGACCAGAATGAGAAATACTGCTCTGCCGGACTCAGCACCCAAACTAACCACAATTCATACTGCCGCGTATTTGATACAGCGATGGCAGGATGTGCAAACAGAATCCAACAAGTTATGTGAGACTGGCTGTAACCTGTTTAAAACAATTCACAGAGCTTTTACTCGAAACGAACGTTCTCGACCGTTTGAATTTTTTCAGCGATTAAGCAGTGAAAATCGTGACACTGATGAACGCTGGGAATCAGAGGAGCGCTGGGCAGTAGCAGCTCCCTACCTCATTAAGTATCTTAATGACTCTCATAAAAGCAATGCCGACCTGCTGCGCGACAGCGCCAAGATGCTGGGGCAAAACCTTAGCGATTTCTCTGCCAAACTCGAACGCATCCACAAGCAGGTGAGGACACTCGGTAATCAGGTAACTGAGCAGACTGAAAGCATTTGTGGTGACTTCGAAGCCCTGGATAGGCTCAGTGTGAAGGTGTTCAGTAATGTAGATAAACTAGACTACTACGCCTCTCTCAAATCTTTTGCACTGATCCACAATGACTGGGTCGCTACCAGTCTCAACTCCCTACCGAACGAGGAATATTTACATCGCTTGGACGGTATTAAAACCATGATGGAAAAAACGGGTTTGTCTGTAAAAGTTCAGAACAGTTTCGGCATTGAAGTGCGAGTGATTGATCAGGGAGTTGAGAAAATCGCACGTCGTGATAAAGATATGGAGGGAATATCATCTAATGGTGTTAGCTATCTGATCATTATCTTGATTTACAATGCTCTGGTGAACTTGCTAAGAGGGGGCCGTGAGGATGTACTGGTGTGGCCAATTGACGAATTAAAAGACTTTGATCTCGATAATACCAGAGCCATGGTCAGACAATTGAATGGGGACAATATCCATATTTTTTCGGCTTTCCCAGACCCTGACCCTGCAGTACTCAAGTACTTTCAGCACCTTTATCAGGCCAAGGGGCGAAAAGATTCAAACAAAAGAAAGTTAGTGCGCTTTGCAGAAATTGATGTACCCAGCGCCAGTGATGATCTTAATGCTGTTATGGCCATCCACTCAATGGCTTAA
- a CDS encoding condensin complex protein MksE, translated as MLRNILELFRNGKMICPISHPNEFQALEDGLAPQIDSALAPYGRKLVQKDDLYYSSYANCDRKADRTAMREQLRIIRDSVAPIIDFITLIIRAEGRNETLRPTDTIKLPDLLKKISDETAYQKDLDRLSAHKGFNTHKVAPNMMDRLKKVFEGLHNMGYLSLSNAEAQIYTVTGRIEHFYEVLAFIAEHEDIPLDGEEDQPVQEGLDV; from the coding sequence GTGCTTCGAAATATCTTAGAACTATTCCGTAACGGAAAAATGATCTGCCCTATCAGCCACCCTAATGAGTTTCAGGCATTGGAGGACGGGCTTGCCCCTCAAATCGACTCAGCATTAGCACCATATGGTCGCAAGCTTGTGCAAAAAGATGACCTCTACTATAGCAGCTACGCCAATTGTGACCGAAAGGCTGATCGCACAGCAATGCGGGAGCAGCTTCGCATAATACGCGACTCGGTTGCGCCAATCATTGATTTCATCACTTTGATAATCAGGGCTGAAGGACGAAATGAAACATTGCGGCCTACCGACACCATTAAGTTACCGGACTTATTAAAAAAAATCAGTGACGAAACCGCTTATCAGAAAGACCTTGATCGCCTCAGTGCTCATAAAGGCTTCAACACCCACAAGGTTGCACCAAATATGATGGACAGGCTCAAGAAGGTATTTGAGGGCCTCCATAACATGGGGTACTTGTCACTCAGTAACGCAGAAGCTCAGATCTACACCGTAACGGGTCGTATTGAACACTTTTACGAAGTTCTGGCCTTTATTGCGGAACATGAGGACATTCCCTTGGACGGTGAAGAAGATCAGCCAGTTCAAGAGGGATTAGACGTTTGA
- a CDS encoding DUF4433 domain-containing protein, whose protein sequence is MKRLPFHRIMKKVLLEAFSNKSLHPDQLAQKILQSSRRPCGKEERPHLKHLIQQREISSLLHFTALDNVPSICHFGLIPRDLLKEEPIMMYLNAQFSDDFRYENKEECNCLSVSFPNYKMFYRKQQDYNRRWAVIEFDVDVITELWAEFCPTNAANRGRVPIYSGVRGLKWQFLSDDIRAELELPDELTTDPQAEVLCDSVIDPRYIRSVNVRYNEDVDWLANHHVHATVNEHFFRARYDFNFWKGRSIKDFINFEHLDSTGSGEHYG, encoded by the coding sequence ATGAAACGCCTGCCATTTCATAGGATTATGAAAAAGGTTTTACTCGAAGCTTTTTCTAATAAATCCCTACATCCAGACCAATTAGCTCAAAAGATTCTTCAATCCAGTCGTCGTCCCTGTGGAAAAGAAGAAAGACCTCACCTAAAGCATCTCATACAACAAAGAGAAATCTCAAGTTTACTACACTTCACGGCTTTGGATAATGTACCATCGATTTGTCATTTTGGTTTAATTCCCAGAGATCTTCTCAAAGAAGAGCCAATCATGATGTACTTGAATGCACAGTTTTCTGATGACTTCCGCTATGAAAATAAGGAAGAATGTAACTGTTTGTCGGTTTCTTTTCCAAATTACAAAATGTTTTATCGGAAGCAACAAGATTATAATCGGCGTTGGGCTGTTATCGAGTTTGATGTGGATGTTATTACTGAACTATGGGCTGAATTTTGCCCTACAAATGCTGCGAACCGGGGTCGAGTACCAATATATTCAGGGGTTAGAGGGCTTAAATGGCAGTTCCTCTCAGACGATATTCGGGCTGAATTGGAGCTGCCGGATGAATTGACGACAGACCCGCAGGCAGAAGTACTCTGTGATAGCGTCATTGACCCTCGGTATATTCGGTCAGTCAATGTTCGTTATAATGAGGATGTTGACTGGCTCGCAAACCACCACGTTCACGCTACAGTCAATGAGCATTTTTTTCGTGCGCGTTATGATTTCAACTTCTGGAAAGGCAGGAGTATCAAAGACTTTATAAATTTTGAGCATCTAGACTCTACTGGCAGTGGTGAACACTATGGCTGA
- a CDS encoding caspase family protein has protein sequence MTIYKTLIYAITLTLLSFSAIATQAQQPYALLIGVSNYRFDPLANPAKDATAIEKKLKAYNWETSLITNPTARKIKNELAKINRLRRQNKHRPVLIYYSGHGAEFNGENLLFGKDFIGDFKRGSGVVTLSDIMTTVTTGNGINFLMLDACRSNPFANYTAGVRLGLGKVDAPQNTFISYATAPGKYAYDGDSNDGSPYRKAFLNRLTETQDISSMFIKIRADVIATTNGSQVPWESTSLLETFSFKPTTSLEEELEISESFIPIIPAATPIDYERQQKIELVDFYQEKLLATIEQAPLSAFHQTEYGTHLDNHLLKEYYRQSLQGDFKQRTEVNKAWMLARIFIDGYLNPSCRANSSKLTKLDFDCRNSDEWLTFTPVYVGAFDLATYAFDNGERSDLLGEMYQNGYYVDVDLIKAYDLFYAGKSVDPYYEVNINQMAQELINGKGHNLRVDGDFGPSSCNAMMSLIGDNQICGRIPTREQFEALVKVSSNQLN, from the coding sequence ATGACCATTTATAAAACTCTTATTTACGCCATTACCCTTACACTACTCAGTTTTTCAGCCATAGCTACTCAGGCACAACAACCTTATGCTCTACTGATAGGTGTCAGCAACTACCGGTTTGACCCATTAGCTAATCCTGCTAAGGATGCCACCGCTATTGAAAAAAAACTTAAAGCCTATAACTGGGAGACATCACTAATCACAAACCCAACTGCCAGGAAGATCAAAAACGAATTGGCCAAAATAAATCGGTTACGCAGACAAAACAAACACCGCCCAGTCTTAATTTATTACTCAGGCCATGGTGCTGAGTTTAACGGTGAAAACCTATTGTTTGGCAAGGACTTTATTGGAGATTTCAAGCGGGGTAGCGGGGTTGTCACTCTAAGTGACATTATGACGACCGTCACCACAGGCAACGGCATCAATTTTCTTATGCTAGATGCTTGTAGAAGCAACCCTTTCGCCAACTATACGGCAGGTGTACGGCTTGGTTTGGGGAAAGTCGATGCTCCACAGAACACGTTTATCTCCTACGCAACAGCACCAGGCAAGTATGCCTACGATGGAGATAGCAATGATGGTAGCCCTTATCGGAAAGCTTTTCTGAACAGACTGACAGAAACCCAAGACATCAGTAGCATGTTTATAAAAATAAGAGCCGATGTTATTGCAACCACAAATGGATCGCAAGTACCATGGGAGTCAACCTCTTTGCTTGAAACATTTTCTTTTAAACCAACAACCAGCCTTGAAGAAGAGCTCGAAATATCAGAGTCATTTATCCCCATTATACCCGCAGCTACTCCCATTGATTATGAACGCCAGCAAAAAATAGAGCTGGTTGATTTTTATCAAGAGAAGCTTCTTGCAACTATTGAGCAGGCGCCACTTTCGGCATTCCACCAGACTGAGTACGGAACACACTTAGATAACCACCTACTGAAAGAATACTACCGACAATCATTACAAGGTGATTTTAAACAACGAACGGAGGTAAACAAAGCTTGGATGCTGGCAAGAATTTTTATAGATGGTTATCTAAACCCTTCATGCAGAGCTAATTCATCCAAACTTACCAAGTTAGACTTCGATTGTAGGAACTCTGATGAATGGTTGACATTCACACCAGTTTACGTAGGGGCATTTGATTTAGCTACCTATGCCTTTGACAATGGTGAACGTTCTGATTTGCTTGGAGAGATGTATCAAAACGGATACTACGTAGATGTTGACTTGATCAAGGCTTATGACCTCTTTTATGCGGGTAAAAGTGTTGATCCTTATTACGAAGTGAATATTAATCAGATGGCTCAAGAGCTCATCAACGGAAAAGGGCATAACCTGAGAGTTGATGGAGACTTTGGCCCTTCAAGTTGCAATGCCATGATGTCACTAATTGGAGATAACCAAATTTGCGGACGAATTCCAACACGCGAGCAGTTTGAAGCCCTTGTAAAAGTTAGCTCCAACCAGCTTAACTGA
- a CDS encoding IS1380 family transposase, with product MNKFTQEQLRFHPSNGKTIRADFNGGELSSDFGALMLRETMLHSGIISRLTDGIDDKRHQSYIDHTLQELIAQRVLQMACGYEDANDSNHLRKDPIFKLANGRNPLDDDNHLASAPTYTRLGQSMTKRDIYNMTKALADHFISSYEYPPLAIIIDLDHTPAITHGGQQMNLFNAKYQDYCYLPLMIFEGLSGKLITSILRPGKTPTGRENAAILQRLIKLIRTRWPKTHLLVRGDSHFAQPELMQVVQDDPHSDYVLGKGAGHKTALRPKAKELLDEARKALDVKTRLAKLNNMPEPERLRLYGETDYQAKSWKGLDTRIIYKAEVNQKGDNPRFIVTSMKETSPEDIYEKLYCPRGQDENFIKHLKSDLSGDRLSDQGFLANHLRMFYACAAYVLHHELRTKALKGTELEKAQPSTVIVKLCKIAVKVVEYKDRIKLHLPRSCPIKGLLQHITEVFYSMPLPRPG from the coding sequence ATGAACAAATTTACACAAGAACAGCTTCGTTTTCATCCCTCCAACGGAAAAACTATCCGGGCAGACTTCAATGGCGGAGAATTATCCTCTGATTTTGGCGCCCTGATGCTACGTGAAACAATGCTTCACAGCGGTATCATATCCAGGCTGACTGACGGCATTGACGATAAACGTCATCAATCCTACATCGACCACACCCTGCAAGAACTCATTGCCCAAAGAGTTCTGCAAATGGCCTGTGGTTATGAAGATGCAAACGACAGCAACCATCTGCGTAAAGACCCAATCTTTAAGCTTGCCAATGGAAGAAACCCACTGGACGATGATAACCATCTGGCTTCCGCTCCAACGTATACAAGGCTTGGTCAGTCCATGACCAAACGGGATATTTATAATATGACCAAAGCACTGGCTGATCACTTCATCAGCAGTTATGAATACCCGCCATTAGCCATCATTATCGACCTGGATCATACGCCTGCTATCACCCATGGCGGCCAGCAGATGAACCTGTTCAACGCCAAATATCAAGACTACTGTTACTTGCCCTTAATGATCTTTGAGGGGCTCAGCGGCAAGCTGATCACTTCGATCCTGCGTCCTGGAAAAACACCCACAGGCCGAGAGAATGCAGCTATTCTCCAGCGCCTCATTAAGCTGATCCGCACAAGATGGCCGAAAACCCATTTACTGGTTCGTGGGGATAGCCACTTTGCCCAACCAGAGTTAATGCAGGTTGTTCAGGATGACCCTCACTCCGACTACGTGCTTGGAAAAGGCGCAGGACACAAGACGGCCTTGCGACCTAAAGCCAAAGAGTTGCTGGATGAAGCGCGGAAAGCTCTCGACGTTAAAACCAGGCTGGCAAAACTGAACAACATGCCAGAGCCTGAGCGACTCAGGCTCTACGGAGAAACGGACTATCAGGCAAAAAGCTGGAAAGGGCTGGACACCCGGATAATCTATAAGGCAGAGGTCAACCAGAAAGGCGACAACCCCCGTTTTATTGTGACGTCAATGAAGGAGACTTCACCTGAGGATATTTATGAAAAGCTTTACTGCCCCAGAGGGCAGGATGAGAATTTCATCAAACACCTGAAAAGTGATTTGTCCGGTGACCGGTTGTCAGATCAGGGCTTTCTGGCAAACCATCTGAGAATGTTTTACGCCTGCGCGGCTTACGTTCTTCATCATGAGCTGAGAACTAAAGCTCTGAAAGGTACAGAGCTGGAAAAAGCCCAGCCATCAACGGTGATAGTAAAGCTCTGCAAGATTGCGGTTAAGGTGGTTGAGTATAAAGACCGAATCAAACTGCACTTGCCTCGCAGCTGCCCAATAAAAGGGCTTTTGCAGCATATAACCGAAGTCTTTTACTCAATGCCGCTGCCTCGACCGGGATAG
- a CDS encoding DarT1-associated NADAR antitoxin family protein: MAERPVFMPQLEGDLLVRTCMVSFVWSPGLAMVQKQKSIRSLHEEAGKQLNINAVLEISTKSEDHLGVELSAFSLKYSPVGKQDDYFLESIFQASKVFENGGPYIDIRRMPPSQAKQDTRLTESGQLVGFRSAGVDWPLIPKTAFYDWLYINIIHTTQEYGERLKEYEGFTDIEFNPKKSVNCQAHSAALYVALNSRGLLNEALSSRDEFINVLQQFSTGDTQKSSSNRELF, from the coding sequence ATGGCTGAACGACCTGTCTTTATGCCCCAGTTAGAAGGGGATTTGTTGGTTCGAACCTGTATGGTTTCCTTTGTTTGGTCTCCCGGACTTGCCATGGTGCAAAAACAGAAATCCATCCGGTCATTACATGAAGAGGCGGGTAAACAGCTTAATATCAATGCTGTTCTAGAAATTTCTACCAAGTCAGAAGATCATTTGGGTGTAGAACTCAGTGCCTTTAGTTTAAAATATTCTCCGGTGGGAAAACAGGATGATTATTTTCTGGAGTCAATTTTTCAGGCGTCAAAGGTGTTTGAGAATGGTGGTCCCTATATTGATATTCGGAGAATGCCTCCATCGCAAGCGAAGCAAGATACCCGATTAACAGAATCAGGCCAATTGGTTGGTTTCAGATCGGCTGGAGTCGATTGGCCTTTAATACCCAAAACAGCATTTTATGACTGGCTTTACATCAACATTATCCATACGACACAGGAATACGGCGAGCGCCTAAAAGAATATGAAGGGTTTACCGATATTGAGTTTAACCCTAAAAAATCGGTAAATTGCCAGGCTCACTCTGCGGCATTGTATGTGGCTCTTAATAGTCGTGGCTTGCTCAACGAAGCACTATCCTCCCGTGATGAGTTTATAAATGTACTCCAGCAATTTTCAACAGGAGATACTCAGAAGAGTTCGAGTAATCGTGAATTATTCTGA